Within Kutzneria chonburiensis, the genomic segment CGGGCAGCAGCGGCACGACGGTGGTGCCGTCGACGACGCAGAACAGCGAGGCCTCGGGACCGTCGAGGAAGGACTCGAGCAGCACGGGATGCCCACCGTCGAGCAGGTGCATGGCGTGGGCCCGCGCCACGTCGTAGTCCTTGGTGACGACGACGCCCTTGCCGGCGGCCAGCCCGTCGTCCTTGACGACCCAGGTGGGACCGAACCGGTGCAGGGCGGCGTCGAGCCGAGCGGGGGTGTCGACGATCTCGCTACGCGCGGTGGGCACACCGGCGACCTGCATGACGTCCTTGGCGAAGGCCTTGGAGCCCTCGATCCGGGCGGCCTCCTTGGACGGCCCGAAGCACGGGATGCCCGCATCGCGGACCGGGTCGGCGGCCCCGGCGACCAGCGGCACCTCGGGCCCGATCACCACCAGGTCCGCGTTCCACTCCTTGGCCAACGCGGCCACCGAGCCGGGGTCGGCGAGATCGACGCCGTAGGTCTCGGACACGGCGGACGTGCCGGCGTTGCCGGGGGCGCAGGCCAACGCGGTCACGGCGGGGTCTTTGGACAACGCCAGCAACAGGGCATGCTCCCGGGCACCAGACCCGATGACGAGGACGCGCACGACCGAACAGCCTACAGGTGCGGTTTCAGACGAGTTGGTCGTCCACGAAACACCACCGCCAGGACTCCCGGGGCTCGAGGGAGCGCATCACCGGATGCCCGCTGGAGCGGTAGTGCGCGGAGGCGTGCCGGCCGACGCTGGAGTCGCAGCAGCCGACGTGTCCACAGGTCAGGCACAGTCGCAGGTGGACCCAGCGCTGGCCGGCGGCGATGCAGTCCTGGCAGCCGGCCGAGCTCTGCGGGACCGCGACCTCGGTAGGCACGTGAACACAGGTCATCTTGCATATCCTTTCCGCTCGTGCAGGGCGTCGAGATTCTCTTGTTGCTGGCCGGCTCGCTCGCGGTGACGGCGCTGGCCCGCCGCCTGGACTGGCCGGCCCCGCTGCTGCTGGTCGGGGTCGGTCTGGCCGCGTCGTTCGTGCCGGGCATGCCGGATTTCCGGCTGGAGCCGGAGCTGGTGCTGGTGCTCGTGCTGCCGCCGCTGCTCTACACCTCCGCCCTGGAGTCCTCGTACGTCAACATCCGCCGCAACATCCGGGCGATCGGGCTGCTGGCGATCGGCCTGGTGCTGGCGACAACGCTAGGCGTCGGGCTGGTGGCGCACCTGCTGATTCCCACGCTTCCGTTGCCCGCGTCACTGGTACTTGGTGCAATCGTGGCCCCGCCGGACGCGGTGGCGGCGGTGGCGATCGGCCGCAAGCTGGGCCTGCCGCGCCGGATCATGACGGTGCTGACGGGCGAGAGCCTGGTCAACGACGCGACGGCGCTGACGGCGTACAAGGTGGCGGTCGCGGCGGCCGCGGGCACGGCGATGTCCTGGGGCACCGGCATCGTGACGTTCCTGGAGGCCTCGGTCGGCGGCGCGCTGATCGGCTACGTGATCGGCGTGATCGTGCACTGGATCCGCCAGCGCCTGCACGACAACGTGCTGGAGAGCGGCCTTGGCATGCTGGTGCCGTTCGGCGCCTATCTGATCGGCGAGTCGCGGGGCACCTCGGGCGTGCTGGCGGTGGTGGTGGCCGGCCTGTACCTGGGCCACAAGGCGCCGCAGGCGGGCTACGCGACGCGGCTTCAGGAGACGGCGGTCTGGGCCGCGATGGACCTGCTGCTGGAGTCGTGGGTGTTCGGCCTGATCGGCCTGCAGCTGCGGTTCGTGCTGGCCGAAAGCGGCGCGACCTGGCCGCTGTTCGGGGCGGCGCTGCTGGTGTTGCTGGCGGCCATGGTGATCCGCGTGCTGTGGGTCTACCCGGGCACGTATCTGCCGCGCCTGCTGTCACGCAAGATCCGCGCCCGCGAGCCGATGCCGCCGCCGCGCTGGGTGTTCATCGTGGCCTGGACGGGCATGCGCGGCGTGGTGTCGCTGGCGGCGGCCTTCGGCCTGCCGCTGAACCTGCCCGGCCGCGAGGTGATCATCCTCTGCACGTTCGTCGTCACGGTCGGAACCCTGATGGTGCAAGGACTCACGCTGCCGTGGTTGATCCGGCTGCTCCGCATCAGGAGCACCGACGAGCACACCGACACGCTGGCCGAGGCCCAGGTGAAATACCACGCGGCCAAGGTGTCGGTTGAGCGTCTTGACACGGTGGCCGACGACGAGACCCCGGAGCACGTGGTGACGAGGTTGAAGCTGCTGGCCGAGCACCGCGGCAACGCCGCGTGGGAGCGCCTCGGCCGTGACGAGAAGGAGGTCGGCGAGATGCCGGCGGCCCGCTGGCAGCGGCTGCGTCTGACGATGTTGACGGCCGAGCGCGAGGTGTTTCTCGCGGCCCGGAACGACGGGCAGATCGACGACGAGGTTTTCCGCCGGGTGCAACGGGAACTGGACCTGGAGGAGGCCGCGCTCATCCGCGAGTGAGCGCGGCCCCGCGGACTACAGCGCCGGCACCAGGGCCCGTGGCGCGGCCTTGGGCAGCTCGGCGGAGATCAGGCCGCGGCGCACGAGCTCCGGACGCACGCCCTCGCCGAACCAGTAGGCCTCCTCGAGGTGCGGGTAGCCGGAGAAGATGAACTCCTCGATGCCCAGCGAGTGGTACTCCTCGATCCGGTCGGCGACCTCCTGGTGGCTGCCGACCAGCGCGGTGCCGGCGCCGCCGCGGACGAGCCCGATGCCGGCCCACAGGTTGGGGTAGATCTCCAGCTTGTCCAGCCGCCCGCCGTGCAGGGCGACCATGCGCTGCTGCCCGACGGACTGGCTGGTCCCCAGCTGGGCCTGGGCCTTGGCCAGCGACGCGGGGTCGATGGCCGCGATCAGCTTGTCGGCTTCGGCCCAGGCCTCACGGGAGCTGTCCCGGCTGATGGTGTGCAGCCGGATGCCGAAGCGCAACGTGCGTCCCTGGGCCTCGGCCAACGCCCGCACCCGGGCGATCTTCTCCGCGACCTGGGCCGGCGGCTCGCCCCAGGTCAGGTACACGTCCACGTGCCGCGCGGCGACCGGCAGAGCGGCGTCGGAGGAGCCGCCGAAGTAGATCTGCGGCAACGGATCCGGCGGCACGGGGACCAGCCCGCCGGCGATGCGAAGGTGCTGACCGGCGAAGTCGACCGGCACACCGGACCACAGCTTGCGCACGATGCTCAGGAATTCATCGGTACGGGCGTAGCGCTGGTCGTGCTCCAGCCAGTCCCCGAACCGCTGCTGCTCGATGGCATCCCCGCCGGTGACCACGTTGAGCAGCAGGCGACCGCGCGAGATGCGCTGGTACGTGGCGGCCATCTGCGCGGCCAGCGTCGGCGAGATGGTGCCCGGTCGGAAGGCGACGAGGAACTTCAGCCGCTCGGTCTGGGCGATCAGCGCGGCCGTGGTCAGCCAGGCGTCCTCGCACCAGGTCCCGGTCGGCGTGAGCACACCGACGAAGCCCAGCTGCTCGGCGGCGCGGGCGATCTGCGCCAGGTAGTCGATGTCCGGACCGCGCTGGGCCGGCGCACCGGCCTCCTGGGAGCCGTGGAAGCGGTCGACGATGGTGCGCCCGTCGCCCGAGGTGGGCAGGAACCAGTGCAGGACAACGCTCATCGTCAGCTCCCGGTGCTCTCGTACTGCTTGTCGACGAAGTTCGCGAACGTCAACCGGCCCGGGATCACCTTGGCCGTGGCGAAGGCGTCGGCCAGCTGCTGCTCGGAGGCGATCACCTTGTCATCCAACGGGATCGGCAGCGTCGCCCCGTCGTTGACGGACGCCTTGGCCACCGCCGGGTCCAGCCCGGTGACCTTGGACCACGCGGCCGCCCACTCGTCCTTGTGCGTGTCGGACCACTTCTGCGCCTTGGCGATGCGGGCCAGGTAGTCCTTGATCGCGGC encodes:
- a CDS encoding LLM class flavin-dependent oxidoreductase yields the protein MSVVLHWFLPTSGDGRTIVDRFHGSQEAGAPAQRGPDIDYLAQIARAAEQLGFVGVLTPTGTWCEDAWLTTAALIAQTERLKFLVAFRPGTISPTLAAQMAATYQRISRGRLLLNVVTGGDAIEQQRFGDWLEHDQRYARTDEFLSIVRKLWSGVPVDFAGQHLRIAGGLVPVPPDPLPQIYFGGSSDAALPVAARHVDVYLTWGEPPAQVAEKIARVRALAEAQGRTLRFGIRLHTISRDSSREAWAEADKLIAAIDPASLAKAQAQLGTSQSVGQQRMVALHGGRLDKLEIYPNLWAGIGLVRGGAGTALVGSHQEVADRIEEYHSLGIEEFIFSGYPHLEEAYWFGEGVRPELVRRGLISAELPKAAPRALVPAL
- a CDS encoding UBP-type zinc finger domain-containing protein is translated as MTCVHVPTEVAVPQSSAGCQDCIAAGQRWVHLRLCLTCGHVGCCDSSVGRHASAHYRSSGHPVMRSLEPRESWRWCFVDDQLV
- a CDS encoding Na+/H+ antiporter — its product is MQGVEILLLLAGSLAVTALARRLDWPAPLLLVGVGLAASFVPGMPDFRLEPELVLVLVLPPLLYTSALESSYVNIRRNIRAIGLLAIGLVLATTLGVGLVAHLLIPTLPLPASLVLGAIVAPPDAVAAVAIGRKLGLPRRIMTVLTGESLVNDATALTAYKVAVAAAAGTAMSWGTGIVTFLEASVGGALIGYVIGVIVHWIRQRLHDNVLESGLGMLVPFGAYLIGESRGTSGVLAVVVAGLYLGHKAPQAGYATRLQETAVWAAMDLLLESWVFGLIGLQLRFVLAESGATWPLFGAALLVLLAAMVIRVLWVYPGTYLPRLLSRKIRAREPMPPPRWVFIVAWTGMRGVVSLAAAFGLPLNLPGREVIILCTFVVTVGTLMVQGLTLPWLIRLLRIRSTDEHTDTLAEAQVKYHAAKVSVERLDTVADDETPEHVVTRLKLLAEHRGNAAWERLGRDEKEVGEMPAARWQRLRLTMLTAEREVFLAARNDGQIDDEVFRRVQRELDLEEAALIRE